The Acropora muricata isolate sample 2 chromosome 5, ASM3666990v1, whole genome shotgun sequence genome includes a window with the following:
- the LOC136916947 gene encoding Fanconi anemia group B protein-like isoform X1, which translates to MATFLAFKGAVLKFSIGSTDQNDEKCISTEVFKFCKSSKCFKRSAEKVLRLTVRNLPGHKCELDSAKCLLNTMSGVCQPSLLLCHLPRKHTGRVELSVFVMEDYDSLSLLGRFSVDQTQISRLDFHFIDGPSVCWTSEGAVYQAKYDSQLKKFTLDSIALGSSMKEQPRADFTLHWCGVLRDETIAMGATVDSAQQPSRWKCINLSRRDIHEISLVPSVYVPIATCLSVRETFPRLASEFTSISSYHELEIYLATKHGQLLKFISRRLQNCWQLPFSNPSCIFLLEPELDETVAVVASKQCHVCAVNCQEKKVIKQWNDVEVILIEDFLQNGSEQILFLHQKDNTSEVEELCNYSLIDVRRGMCSIEHNQTLPSSQLQSVTYSLQRTAKALRTRVQAMKSTLHEAKLECHEKLKMVENSCKVLKDINSFQCPSDEKQLEEKNPGLFCLLEGDLGEGKQYASYKVPESTLSIKELWQRIVNDRWIIGANIENIGESAMTDLQLGLVACGPALGISYSSKKMYSDNSKTCTQSKMFQHFHDSYDKKAKKMKQQNSYLTFDEKLLPGNLARLTAVTSLPQFTQSNTCLLSVVLTWNSHSINGSIDQQSMHCGFVELNTEQVVNASLTLNKCADRKSLQQDITALKSVSVATELVFQGTFTGAHQVMAIVKNTVDDLPLLQTDTGEQRDIFGQVLPLLQENGPLSGCGVVLREGLNGQVILITRNKNQVFLLLHKLRHVLPNDVKIVADPAFDLLRLRDGISALNYEVTNLKKNLHKLIEKAGTTQPGSCIVIESYKKGTEESVRDLREGFKRKREREVIAREEISSQKSDFKKLWWDFMVDQMLTDTAVGKT; encoded by the exons ATGGCGACTTTTCTGGCCTTCAAAGGcgctgttttaaaattttctatCGGAAGTACAGACCAGAATGATGAGAAATGCATCTCTACAGAAGTCTTTAAGTTCTGCAAATCAAGCAAATGTTTCAAAAGATCCGCGGAGAAAGTATTACGACTTACTGTTCGAAATTTGCCGGGCCACAAATGTGAACTCGACTCTGCGAAGTGCTTACTGAATACGATGTCTGGAGTTTGTCAACCTTCTTTGTTACTTTGCCACCTTCCGAGAAAGCACACTGGAAGAGTGGAGCTAAGTGTTTTTGTCATGGAGGACTACGATTCTTTGTCATTACTGGGTCGTTTTAGCGTTGATCAAACTCAAATCTCTCGCCTGGATTTTCATTTTATTGATGGACCTTCAGTTTGTTGGACCTCGGAGGGCGCTGTTTATCAGGCGAAATATGACTCTCAGCTTAAGAAATTTACCTTAGATTCAATAGCTCTTGGAAGTTCAATGAAGGAGCAGCCAAGAGCAGATTTTACCCTTCACTGGTGTGGAGTTTTACGCGATGAAACGATTGCTATGGGGGCGACGGTTGATAGTGCACAACAACCATCAAGATGGAAGTGTATCAATCTTTCTCGTAGAGACATTCATGAGATTTCATTGGTACCAAGTGTTTATGTTCCCATAGCAACCTGTCTTTCTGTAAGGGAAACCTTTCCGCGATTAGCATCTGAGTTTACTTCAATCAGTTCATATCATGAACTGGAGATATATTTAGCCACAAAGCATGGGCAGCTTTTGAAATTTATTAGTAGACGCCTCCAGAACTGTTGGCAGCTACCTTTTAGCAATCCAAGCTGTATTTTTTTACTAGAG CCAGAGCTTGATGAAACTGTTGCTGTTGTGGCGTCAAAGCAATGTCATGTCTGTGCAGTAAACTGTCAGGAAAAAAAG GTGATAAAACAGTGGAATGACGTTGAGGTCATTCTCATTGAAGACTTCCTGCAAAACGGAAGTGAACAAATTCTTTTTCTTCACCAAAAAGACAACACATCTGAAG tgGAAGAGCTGTGCAACTATTCTCTGATAGATGTACGGCGAGGGATGTGTTCCATTGAACACAATCAA ACTTTACCCAGTTCACAGTTGCAATCAGTGACATATTCACTGCAGAGAACAGCAAAGGCTCTCAGAACAAGAGTTCAG GCAATGAAATCCACATTACATGAAGCAAAATTAGAATGCCATGAGAAACTGAAAATGGTGGAGAACTCTTGCAAGGTGTTAAAAGACATAAACAGTTTCCAGTGTCCGAGTGATGAAAAACAACTGGAAGAGAAG AATCCGGGTCTTTTTTGCCTTCTGGAAGGTGACCTTGGTGAAG GTAAACAGTATGCCTCTTATAAAGTCCCAGAATCAACTTTATCAATCAAGGAATTATGGCAAAGAATAGTAAATGACCGATGGATTATTGGTGCTAATATAGAAAACATTGGTgaaag TGCCATGACTGACCTTCAGCTTGGATTAGTAGCCTGTGGACCAGCACTAGGAATATCATActcatcaaagaaaatgtacAGTGACAACAGCAAGACATGCACACAATCAAAAATGTTCCAACATTTTCATGATAGCTATgacaagaaagcaaagaaaatgaaacagcaGAACTCCTATTTAACCTTTGATGAAAAACTGTTGCCAGGCAACCTGGCAAGATTGACAGCTGTCACTTCTTTGCCACAGTTCACCCAATCAAACACTTGTTTGCTGTCAGTTGTGCTTACATGGAACAGTCACAGTATCAATGGAAGTATTGATCAACAATCAATGCATTGTGGATTTGTAGAATTGAACACTGAGCAAGTTGTGAATGCTAGTCTAACATTAAACAAGTGTGCTGACCGCAAGTCATTGCAGCAGGATATCACAGCATTGAAATCAGTATCTGTTGCAACAGAG CTTGTATTCCAAGGCACATTTACAGGGGCACACCAAGTGATGGCCATTGTGAAGAACACAGTTGATGACCTTCCCCTTCTGCAGACAGACACTGGAGAGCAGAGGGACATTTTTGGCCAGGTCCTTCCACTACTACAAGAAAATGGCCCTCTGAGTGGTTGTGGGGTTGTGCTTAGAGAGGGTTTGAATGGTCAAGTTATCCTCATAACCAG AAATAAAAACCAAGTGTTTTTACTCTTGCATAAGCTTCGCCATGTTTTACCAAATGATGTCAAAATTGTTGCTGATCCAGCATTTGACTTGTTACGCCTCAGAGATGGTATAAGTGCCTTGAACTATGAAGTTACAAATCTAaagaaaaatttacataaattgATCGAAAAAGCAGGAACAACACAACCAGGTTCTTGCATTGTCATAGAAAGCTATAAGAAAGGCACAGAAGAAAGTGTAAGAGATTTGAGAGAAGGGTTTAaacgaaaaagagaaagagaggtTATTGCAAGAGAAGAAATATCAAGCCAAAAGAGTGACTTTAAAAAGCTCTGGTGGGATTTTATGGTGGACCAAATGTTAACTGACACTGCTGTAGGCAAGACTTGA
- the LOC136916947 gene encoding uncharacterized protein isoform X2: protein MATFLAFKGAVLKFSIGSTDQNDEKCISTEVFKFCKSSKCFKRSAEKVLRLTVRNLPGHKCELDSAKCLLNTMSGVCQPSLLLCHLPRKHTGRVELSVFVMEDYDSLSLLGRFSVDQTQISRLDFHFIDGPSVCWTSEGAVYQAKYDSQLKKFTLDSIALGSSMKEQPRADFTLHWCGVLRDETIAMGATVDSAQQPSRWKCINLSRRDIHEISLVPSVYVPIATCLSPELDETVAVVASKQCHVCAVNCQEKKVIKQWNDVEVILIEDFLQNGSEQILFLHQKDNTSEVEELCNYSLIDVRRGMCSIEHNQTLPSSQLQSVTYSLQRTAKALRTRVQAMKSTLHEAKLECHEKLKMVENSCKVLKDINSFQCPSDEKQLEEKNPGLFCLLEGDLGEGKQYASYKVPESTLSIKELWQRIVNDRWIIGANIENIGESAMTDLQLGLVACGPALGISYSSKKMYSDNSKTCTQSKMFQHFHDSYDKKAKKMKQQNSYLTFDEKLLPGNLARLTAVTSLPQFTQSNTCLLSVVLTWNSHSINGSIDQQSMHCGFVELNTEQVVNASLTLNKCADRKSLQQDITALKSVSVATELVFQGTFTGAHQVMAIVKNTVDDLPLLQTDTGEQRDIFGQVLPLLQENGPLSGCGVVLREGLNGQVILITRNKNQVFLLLHKLRHVLPNDVKIVADPAFDLLRLRDGISALNYEVTNLKKNLHKLIEKAGTTQPGSCIVIESYKKGTEESVRDLREGFKRKREREVIAREEISSQKSDFKKLWWDFMVDQMLTDTAVGKT from the exons ATGGCGACTTTTCTGGCCTTCAAAGGcgctgttttaaaattttctatCGGAAGTACAGACCAGAATGATGAGAAATGCATCTCTACAGAAGTCTTTAAGTTCTGCAAATCAAGCAAATGTTTCAAAAGATCCGCGGAGAAAGTATTACGACTTACTGTTCGAAATTTGCCGGGCCACAAATGTGAACTCGACTCTGCGAAGTGCTTACTGAATACGATGTCTGGAGTTTGTCAACCTTCTTTGTTACTTTGCCACCTTCCGAGAAAGCACACTGGAAGAGTGGAGCTAAGTGTTTTTGTCATGGAGGACTACGATTCTTTGTCATTACTGGGTCGTTTTAGCGTTGATCAAACTCAAATCTCTCGCCTGGATTTTCATTTTATTGATGGACCTTCAGTTTGTTGGACCTCGGAGGGCGCTGTTTATCAGGCGAAATATGACTCTCAGCTTAAGAAATTTACCTTAGATTCAATAGCTCTTGGAAGTTCAATGAAGGAGCAGCCAAGAGCAGATTTTACCCTTCACTGGTGTGGAGTTTTACGCGATGAAACGATTGCTATGGGGGCGACGGTTGATAGTGCACAACAACCATCAAGATGGAAGTGTATCAATCTTTCTCGTAGAGACATTCATGAGATTTCATTGGTACCAAGTGTTTATGTTCCCATAGCAACCTGTCTTTCT CCAGAGCTTGATGAAACTGTTGCTGTTGTGGCGTCAAAGCAATGTCATGTCTGTGCAGTAAACTGTCAGGAAAAAAAG GTGATAAAACAGTGGAATGACGTTGAGGTCATTCTCATTGAAGACTTCCTGCAAAACGGAAGTGAACAAATTCTTTTTCTTCACCAAAAAGACAACACATCTGAAG tgGAAGAGCTGTGCAACTATTCTCTGATAGATGTACGGCGAGGGATGTGTTCCATTGAACACAATCAA ACTTTACCCAGTTCACAGTTGCAATCAGTGACATATTCACTGCAGAGAACAGCAAAGGCTCTCAGAACAAGAGTTCAG GCAATGAAATCCACATTACATGAAGCAAAATTAGAATGCCATGAGAAACTGAAAATGGTGGAGAACTCTTGCAAGGTGTTAAAAGACATAAACAGTTTCCAGTGTCCGAGTGATGAAAAACAACTGGAAGAGAAG AATCCGGGTCTTTTTTGCCTTCTGGAAGGTGACCTTGGTGAAG GTAAACAGTATGCCTCTTATAAAGTCCCAGAATCAACTTTATCAATCAAGGAATTATGGCAAAGAATAGTAAATGACCGATGGATTATTGGTGCTAATATAGAAAACATTGGTgaaag TGCCATGACTGACCTTCAGCTTGGATTAGTAGCCTGTGGACCAGCACTAGGAATATCATActcatcaaagaaaatgtacAGTGACAACAGCAAGACATGCACACAATCAAAAATGTTCCAACATTTTCATGATAGCTATgacaagaaagcaaagaaaatgaaacagcaGAACTCCTATTTAACCTTTGATGAAAAACTGTTGCCAGGCAACCTGGCAAGATTGACAGCTGTCACTTCTTTGCCACAGTTCACCCAATCAAACACTTGTTTGCTGTCAGTTGTGCTTACATGGAACAGTCACAGTATCAATGGAAGTATTGATCAACAATCAATGCATTGTGGATTTGTAGAATTGAACACTGAGCAAGTTGTGAATGCTAGTCTAACATTAAACAAGTGTGCTGACCGCAAGTCATTGCAGCAGGATATCACAGCATTGAAATCAGTATCTGTTGCAACAGAG CTTGTATTCCAAGGCACATTTACAGGGGCACACCAAGTGATGGCCATTGTGAAGAACACAGTTGATGACCTTCCCCTTCTGCAGACAGACACTGGAGAGCAGAGGGACATTTTTGGCCAGGTCCTTCCACTACTACAAGAAAATGGCCCTCTGAGTGGTTGTGGGGTTGTGCTTAGAGAGGGTTTGAATGGTCAAGTTATCCTCATAACCAG AAATAAAAACCAAGTGTTTTTACTCTTGCATAAGCTTCGCCATGTTTTACCAAATGATGTCAAAATTGTTGCTGATCCAGCATTTGACTTGTTACGCCTCAGAGATGGTATAAGTGCCTTGAACTATGAAGTTACAAATCTAaagaaaaatttacataaattgATCGAAAAAGCAGGAACAACACAACCAGGTTCTTGCATTGTCATAGAAAGCTATAAGAAAGGCACAGAAGAAAGTGTAAGAGATTTGAGAGAAGGGTTTAaacgaaaaagagaaagagaggtTATTGCAAGAGAAGAAATATCAAGCCAAAAGAGTGACTTTAAAAAGCTCTGGTGGGATTTTATGGTGGACCAAATGTTAACTGACACTGCTGTAGGCAAGACTTGA
- the LOC136916946 gene encoding phosphoribosylformylglycinamidine synthase-like: MEDCSVLRFYSFPGLSSGKHGVTLAKLKTVSSRFTVIDLLTEMCFNVSVQGHDLTNEELNNLIWLLSDSFEEGRVRQTSFLDESSEANDCCKVLIEIGPRLNFSTAWSTNAVSICRSIGLKKIDRIERSFRYLLRVSSNGDSRKITKEEENAFAAKLHDRMTECRYEKQLGSFKINIQTEQCYEVDVLGEGRTALEKVNRDLGLAFDNWDLEYYTKLFQERVKRNPTSVECFDLAQSNSEHSRHWFFKGKLTVDGQEVKESLMKMVMRTQETSNDNNVIKFSDNSSAITGYEVSVLLPEHCSEAARYRLKQKATRHIIFTAETHNFPTGVAPFPGATTGTGGRIRDVQAAGRGGHVVAGTAGYCFGNLHIPGYDLPWEETTFVYPNNMAPPVEIAVEASNGASDYGNKFGEPVLAGFARSFGMILPSGERREWVKPIMFSGGIGTIDSDGVTKLAPEKGMSVVKVGGPVYRLGVGGGAASSIQVQGDNESELDFGAVQRGDAEMEQKLNRAIRACIEMGPKNPICSIHDQGAGGNGNVLKEICEPAGAIIHVKDFILGDPTLSVLELWGAEYQESNALLVHKENRHVLQSICDREKVPVSFVGQITGDGRIVLEDDTLSSTNGQLHENNGVPNKRQRTTTCPVDLELEVVLGKMPQKIFNFERVQAKLKPLQIGSDLTIKEMLDRVLRLPAVGSKRYLTNKVDRSVTGLVAQQQCVGPLHTPVADVAVTALTHFDIVGSATAIGEQPIKGLVSPACGAHMAVGEALTNLVFARITDLKDVKCSANWMWPAKLPGEGAALYDACEAMCDVMSHLGIAVDGGKDSLSMAARVGKKTIKAPGSLVISVYAACPDVRATVTPDLKLPDGRGNLLWVKFGSDSKFRLGGSALAQVVNQLGDEAPDLDHVETFDAAFRITQELIVQGLIVSGHDISDGGLITTILEMAFAGNCGLNVDVPCSENFSPTVSKAVDVLFAEELGIVLEVKDSNIERVINIFREKQVPCCLIGKAIGLGEDSFVSIRVGGELLLEQRMVDLRDVWEATSFQLERLQSNPQCVKEEEAGLRKRFAPMYKLSFEPMSSVLPSEKGVIRPKVAIIREEGSNGDREMVASFHMAGFEAWDVTMNDLCKGTVSLEEFRGAVFVGGFSYADVLGSAKGWAAVCQINSTVRSQLDAFFSRSDTFSLGVCNGCQLMGLLGWIGQAVDTSDDGSLRQGVCFTHNTSERYESRFVTVAIQSSPAMMLRGMEGSTLGIWVAHGEGQIQFRSDSVLQNIKAKKLIPLCYVDDEGIPTTRYPLNPNGSPEGIAGLCSTDGRHLAMMPHPERCTLLWQWPWMPLDWRNSLEASPWLQMFHNAYKWCVETS, encoded by the exons ATGGAGGATTGCAGCGTTCTTAGGTTTTACAGTTTCCCTGGATTATCGTCTGGAAAGCACGGTGTTACGCTTGCGAAACTGAAAACCGTGTCCTCTCGTTTCACAGTGATCGATTTATTGACTGAGATGTGCTTCAATGTCAGTGTCCAAGGACATGACCTTACCAATGAAGAGCTAAATAACCTGATATGGCTGTTGAGCGATTCTTTCGAGGAAGGACGCGTTCGTCAAACTTCTTTCCTGGATGAGTCTTCAGAAGCAAATGATTGTTGCAAAGTCTTGATAGAAATCGGGCCAAGGTTGAACTTTTCAACAGCGTGGTCGACAAACGCTGTTTCGATTTGTCGCTCCATAGGGTTGAAGAAAATTGACAGAATCGAGAGATCTTTTCGCTATTTGCTTCGAGTGAGCTCCAATGGCGATTCCCGAAAAATTACGAAGGAGGAAGAAAATGCTTTTGCGGCGAAATTGCACGACAGAATGACCGAATGTCGCTATGAAAAGCAGCTGGGTagtttcaaaataaacattcaaACTGAACAATGTTATGAAGTGGATGTGTTAGGTGAAGGTCGCACAGCACTCGAGAAAGTAAATCGAGATCTTGGTTTGGCATTTGACAATTGGGATCTGGAGTATTATACTAAACTATTCCAAGAGAGAGTGAAGAGAAACCCGACCAGCGTTGAATGCTTTGATTTGGCACAGTCAAATAGCGAACATTCACGCCATTGGTTCTTCAAAGGAAAATTGACAGTTGATGGACAAGAAGTGAAGGAGTCGCTAATGAAGATGGTGATGAGGACTCAGGAGACAagcaatgataataatgttattaagtTCAGCGACAACAGCAG TGCTATAACTGGTTATGAAGTTTCTGTACTACTGCCTGAACACTGCAGCGAAGCTGCCAGATATCGGCTTAAGCAAAAAGCTACGCGACATATCATTTTCACTGCAGAGACGCACAATTTTCCAACAG GTGTGGCACCATTTCCTGGTGCAACAACAGGAACAGGGGGACGCATAAGAGACGTACAGGCTGCTGGCAGAGGAGGTCATGTTGTTGCTGGCACTGCAGGTTACTGCTTTGGAAATCTGCACATACCAG GTTATGACCTTCCCTGGGAAGAAACAACATTTGTTTATCCAAACAACATGGCCCCTCCGGTGGAGATTGCTGTGGAAGCTAGCAATGGTGCTTCGGATTATGGGAACAAGTTTGGAGAGCCTGTTCTTGCTGGATTTGCTAGATCCTTTGGAATGATACTGCCAAGTGGAGAGCGTCGTGAATGGGTGAAGCCGATAATGTTTAGTGGTGGAATTGGAACGATAGATAGTGATGGAGTGACAAAACTTGCACCAGAAAAAG GGATGTCAGTTGTCAAGGTTGGTGGACCTGTGTATCGCCTTGGTGTTGGTGGTGGTGCTGCGTCATCTATCCAAGTACAAGGGGATAATGAGTCAGAACTGGACTTTGGTGCGGTTCAACGGGGTGATGCAGAAATGGAGCAGAAGCTGAATCGTGCAATCAGAGCCTGCATTGAAATGGGTCCCAAGAATCCAATATGTAGCATTCACGACCAAGGAGCTGGAGGCAATG GAAATGTGTTGAAAGAGATCTGTGAGCCTGCTGGAGCCATCATTCATGTCAAAGATTTCATCCTTGGCGACCCAACTCTTTCTGTGCTTGAGTTGTGGGGGGCAGAGTATCAGGAAAGTAATGCTTTACTGGTGCACAAGGAAAACAGGCATGTACTGCAGAGCATCTGTGACAGAGAGAAGGTGCCAGTGTCCTTTGTTGGGCAGATTACAG GTGATGGAAGAATTGTGTTGGAAGATGACACTTTATCCTCAACCAATGGTCAACTGCACGAGAACAATGGAGTGCCAAATAAGCGGCAGAGAACAACAACTTGTCCTGTTGATTTGGAACTGGAGGTTGTGTTGGGCAAAATGCCACAAAAG ATCTTCAACTTTGAGCGGGTACAGGCAAAGCTGAAGCCATTACAAATAGGATCTGATCTCACAATAAAAGAAATGTTGGACAGAGTGCTACGCTTGCCAGCTGTGGGCAGCAAGAGATATCTCACAAACAAG GTGGACCGTAGTGTGACAGGTCTTGTTGCACAGCAGCAGTGTGTTGGACCATTACACACACCTGTAGCAGACGTAGCAGTTACTGCATTGACACACTTTGACATTGTGGGTTCAGCAACTGCTATTGGTGAACAGCCAATCAAAGGTTTAGTTAGTCCAGCATGTGGGGCCCATATGGCTGTAGGAGAAGCTCTGACAAATTTGGTGTTTGCAAGAATTACTGATTTGAAG GACGTAAAGTGCAGCGCTAATTGGATGTGGCCAGCAAAGTTACCAGGGGAAGGTGCTGCTCTGTACGATGCCTGTGAAGCCATGTGCGATGTCATGTCACATCTTGGTATTGCAGTTGATGGAGGGAAAGATTCCCTGAGCATGGCAGCAAGGGTTGGTAAGAAAACCATCAAGGCTCCTGGATCACTGGTCATTTCTGTGTATGCAGCTTGCCCAGATGTTCGAGCCACAGTCACACCAGATCTGAAGCTCCCAGATGGAAGAGGGAATCTCCTGTGGGTGAAATTTGGCAGTGATTCCAAATTCAGACTGGGGGGGAGTGCTTTGGCTCAGGTGGTTAATCAGCTGGGAGACGAAGCTCCAGATTTAGATCATGTAGAG ACCTTTGACGCAGCCTTCAGAATCACTCAGGAGCTGATTGTGCAGGGCCTTATTGTGTCCGGTCACGACATCAGTGATGGTGGTCTCATTACAACAATCTTGGAAATGGCTTTTGCTGGAAACTGTGGCCTTAATGTTGATGTTCCTTGCTCAGAGAACTTCAGTCCAACAGTGAGCAAGGCAGTTGATGTTCTCTTTGCAGAAGAACTTGGAATTGTCCTGGAAGTTAAAGATAGCAACATTGAGAGGGTCATCAATATCTTTCGTGAGAAGCAAGTTCCTTGTTGCCTAATTGGAAAAGCAATTGGGCTGGGTGAGGATTCTTTTGTGTCAATCCGTGTTGGAGGTGAGCTTTTGTTGGAGCAGAGAATGGTTGATTTGCGGGATGTGTGGGAAGCAACCAGTTTCCAGCTGGAGAGGCTGCAGTCAAACCCACAGTGTGTAAAGGAAGAGGAAGCTGGTCTTCGTAAACGATTTGCACCAATGTACAAGCTGTCGTTTGAGCCAATGTCTTCAGTCTTGCCAAGTGAGAAGGGTGTTATCCGTCCAAAAGTGGCCATCATACGAGAAGAGGGCAGCAATGGAGACAGGGAGATGGTGGCAAGCTTTCACATGGCAGGTTTCGAAGCATGGGATGTGACCATGAATGATTTGTGCAAAGGAACGGTGTCCCTTGAGGAGTTCCGTGGAGCAGTGTTTGTTGGTGGCTTTAGTTATGCTGACGTACTTGGTTCTGCGAAAGGGTGGGCTGCAGTATGTCAAATAAACAGCACTGTGCGCAGTCAATTGGATGCCTTCTTCTCCAGATCTGACACTTTCAGCTTAGGAGTGTGCAATGGCTGCCAGCTCATGGGGCTGCTTGGTTGGATTGGCCAGGCTGTGGACACTTCAGACGATGGAAGTTTGAGGCAAGGAGTTTGCTTTACTCACAACACCTCTGAAAGATATGAATCCAGGTTTGTGACAGTGGCAATCCAGTCCAGTCCTGCCATGATGCTGCGTGGCATGGAAGGATCTACACTGGGAATATGGGTAGCACATGGCGAGGGACAAATTCAGTTCCGTAGCGACTCTGTCCTTCAGAACATCAAAGCCAAAAAACTCATTCCGCTGTGCTATGTTGATGATGAAGGCATTCCAACAACTCGATATCCTCTGAATCCAAACGGATCCCCAGAGGGGATTGCTGGCCTTTGCTCTACAGATGGCCGGCACCTTGCCATGATGCCCCACCCAGAAAGATGTACACTACTTTGGCAATGGCCTTGGATGCCATTGGATTGGAGGAATTCGCTTGAGGCATCACCATGGTTGCAGATGTTTCACAATGCGTACAAATGGTGTGTGGAGACTTCATAA